The following proteins are co-located in the Phaenicophaeus curvirostris isolate KB17595 chromosome 12, BPBGC_Pcur_1.0, whole genome shotgun sequence genome:
- the LOC138725438 gene encoding tropomodulin-3, translating into MTLPFRKDLDKYKDLDEDEILGKLSEEELKQLETVLDDLDPENALLPAGFRQKDQTTKKASGPFDRERLLAYLEKQALEHKDREDYVPFTREKKGKIFIPKQKPVQSYTEEKFSLDPELEEALTSATDTELGDLAAILGMSNLITNNQFCDVVGSSNGIDKDSFSNIVKGEKMLPVFDEPPNPTNVEETLQRIKDNDPRLVEVNLNNIKNIPIPTLKEFAKALETNTHVKNFSLAATRSNDPVAIALAEMLRVNTKLKSLNVESNFITGVGILALVDALKDNETLTEIKIDNQRQQLGTVAEVEIAKMLEENTKILKFGYHFTQQGPRARAAAAITKNNDLVRKRRVEGDN; encoded by the exons ATGACGCTCCCATTTCGAAAGGATTTGGACAAGTACAAAGATCTTGATGAAGACGAAATTCTTGGCAAACTTTCAGAAGAAGAACTGAAACAACTGGAAACTGTTTTGGATGATCTTGACCCTGAA aatgcGCTTCTGCCTGCAGGCTTCCGACAGAAAGACCAGACTACCAAAAAGGCTTCAGGTCCCTTTGACAGGGAAAGACTCCTTGCGTATTTGGAGAAGCAGGCTCTTGAGCACAAAGACAGGGAAGACTATGTGCCTttcacaagagaaaagaaag GAAAGATATTTATCCCCAAGCAGAAGCCTGTACAGTcttacacagaagaaaaattctctCTGGATCCAGAACTAGAGGAAGCCTTGACCAGTGCCACGGACACAGAATTAGGTGACCTTGCAG cCATACTGGGAATGTCCAACTTGATAACAAACAATCAGTTCTGTGATGTAGTAGGAAGCAGTAATGGGATTGACAAAGACAGCTTCTCAA ATATAGTAAAAGGTGAAAAAATGTTGCCTGTTTTTGATGAACCTCCAAATCCCACAAATGTCGAGGAAACACTGCAAAGGATTAAAGATAATGATCCCCGTCTTGTTGAAGTTAACCTAAATAACATTAAG AACATACCAATTCCAACGCTGAAAGAATTTGCAAAAGCCTTAGAAACCAACACGCATGTGAAGAATTTTAGCCTTGCAGCCACCCGAAGCAACGATCCTGTTGCTATT GCTCTTGCAGAGATGCTGAGAGTAAACACAAAGTTGAAAAGTTTAAACGTAGAATCAAACTTCATCACCGGAGTTGGAATTTTGGCACTGGTCGATGCACTGAAAGACAATGAAACATTGACAGAGATCAAAATTGACAATCAG aggcagcagctgggcACAGTTGCAGAAGTAGAAATCGCCAAGATGCTTGAAGAAAACACCAAGATCCTCAAATTTGGATACCATTTCACACAACAGGGACCTCGagccagggcagctgcagctattacaaaaaataatgatttgG TTCGAAAGAGAAGGGTTGAAGGAGACAACTAG